The Hymenobacter sp. DG01 sequence GGCGTCGCCGCGCATGCGGAGCTTGTCGGAGGCGGTTTTCGCCTCCGGCAAGAGAATCCACAGAATAATATAGAGCGGGAAGGCAAAGCCCCCGGCAAACAGCCCCACGATGAACAGAATCCGGATCAGGACCACATCTACCCGGAAGTAGGCGGCCAAGCCCGAGGATACACCCCCGATTTTACCGGTGTCGGTGTCGCGGTAGAGCTTCTTGAACACCGGGTCGTCCTCGGTAGGAGTGCCGTCGTAGCGCGTAGGGAGCACGGCCCACAGGATGGCGTAGGTAAGCAGGGATACCACGGGCAGCTTTTCGCTGAAGTTGTCCAGCGGGGTGTCGTCCAGCAGGATGGGTAGTACAATCAGCAGAACCAGGAAGCCCAGCCGCACCCAGAGCGGGTTAACGGCGAAGTAGTGACCCAATCCGGCGGCTACCCCCGCAATTTTGCGGTTGGCCATGTCGCGGTAGAGGCGCTTGGAGCCATCCTCAGCGGCATTGGGGGTAGCGGCGGAAGCCGTGCTGCCGCTGCCGGCAGAGTAACCACTGCCCGTGCGCGCCCCGGTGTAGGTGCCCTGAGCCGAGCCCGTGGCCACCGCTTCGGCCAGAATCTCTTCGTCGTCCTCGGCCTCATCGGCCGTCTGGAAGTCGCGCACCCGGCCCATTTTGGCCGTCATGGCTTCCACGTCTTCCAGCGTAATGACTTGCTTGAGGCCCGAGAGACGAGCGGCGAACAGCTCGGCAATACGGCTTTCGATATCGGCGACGATTTCTTCGTGGCCGCGGTAGCCGCTGAAGTGGGCCTTCACTTCCGCCAGGTAGCGGCCGAGCACGTCGTAGCCATCTTCCTCAATGTGGAAGATCATGCCCTGAAGGTTGATGCTGATGTTCTTTTTCATCTCAGTGCTGCAACAATTCAAGAATAACTGGAAAGGTGAGGGGCGGCTCTTAGAGCAGCGGTTCCGCAGGGAGGCTGCCAGCGGCGTGAGGCTTCTGGCGGATAATGCGGATGGAATCCTGGACTTCTTCCCAGGTCAGGCGCAGCTGGTGCAGAAACTCCAGGCCGGCGGCGGTGAGGGTGTAGTACTTGCGGGGAGGGCCACTGGTCGATTCTTTCCAGGTGTAGTCCAGCAGGCCCGCGTTCTTGAGGCGCGTCAGCAGCGGGTAGAGCGTCCCTTCCACCACAATCATGCGGGCTGAGGTGAGCTCTTCGAGCATATCCGAGGCATAAACCTCTCCGCGGGCAATGATTTCCAGAATGCAGAACTCCAGGATGCCCTTCCGCATCTGCACTTGGGTGTTCTCGACTTTCATGGGCTGAGGCAGATATCGGTGAAGAATGAGTCAAAGATAACTAAAGGTACTATGTAACACAAGGTACTAGTGAAAATAATTTTTGGTTGCGTTTCCGGGCGAATATTTCAGCGTGAGCCTGCGGTACAGCGGCCCAAGCTGCCGTGGCTTGCAAGGAAGAAGAGGGGTAGGGGTGGACAGCCTGGAGCAGCTTTGGGACGGTAGGCGGGGGTAGGGCCAGCTTTTGAGAGGGAGCAGAAAAGCGCAAGCCAAGAAAGCAGCGGCGCTTTTTAGCGGCTGAAAGTCAGGGTTAACCGAGAAGTCCAAATAGGCGCGCACTATTAATGAGTATCTTGCGTTGCAGCCGCGTCAACTTTTCATCTGTTCCTATCTGGTTTACTTTTCTATGCCGCACTTTTTCCGCTGTACTACCTTATTAGCGGCCTTTGGCCTGAGCATAGGGGCCCTGGCCCCGGCGCTGGCACAGACCAAGACGCCCAAATACAGCAATGAATTTCTGAACATAGGGGTGGGCGGCCGAGCCCTGGGCATGGGCAAAGTGCAAGTGAGCCTGGCCGATGATGCCACGGCCGGCTACTGGAATCCGGCCGGTCTGGTCAGTCAGAAAACCAAGTACGATGCCGTGCTCATGCACTCCGAGCTGTTCTCAGGCATCGTTAAAAACGACTACGCCGCCTTCTCCATGCCCCTCGACGATAAGAGCGCCATTGGGGCCAGCTTTATCCGGCTGGGGGTTGATGACATTGCCGATACCCGGGCCCTGGTGAACGAGTACGGCTACATTAACTACGACAATATTCGTTACTTCTCCGTGGCCGATTACGCCGTGCTGCTGTCTTACTCCCGCAAAATTGGGTCGGTAGAGGGGCTGCAGGTGGGCGCCAATGCCAAGGTGGTGTACCGCAACATCGGCGACTTCGCCAATGCCCTCGGGTTTGGCATTGATGCCGGCGCCCAGTACCAGCGCAACAACTGGCGTCTGGCCCTGATGGCCCGCGACATTACCACCACCTACAACGCTTGGTCCATCAACTCCAAGCAGTACGAGGGCTACGCCGTAGATACGGACTCTATTCCGAAGAACAGCACCGAAATCACGCTGCCCACCTTCGTGTTCGGACTCGGGCGCACCCTGAAGCTGCCCGGCGAGTTTACTGCCACTGCCGCCGTGGATCTGGAACTGACCACCGACGGGCAGCGCAACACGCTGGTATCGTCGAAGGCCGTCAGCATTGACCCGCGCGTGGGTCTGGAAGTAGGGTACAAGCAGTTGGTGTACCTGCGCGGTGGCGTAGGCAACATTCAGCAGGTGCAGTCCTTCACAGGGCAGGAAGAGTGGAAGGTGCAGCCCAGCCTGGGCGTAGGGTTGGCCCTGAGCGGCCTGCGCCTAGACATGGCCCTCTCGCGGCTGGCCGTGGAGAAGCTGGGGCAACAGTCGCAGCCTACCTCCATCATCGTGTCGCTGGGCTACGGCTTCAAGTAGGCCGGCGTCCCGCGCCGCCGGCCTACCCTGGCGGCGTTAGTCAACTACCCGGAAATTATTAAGTAGATTTTGTATGAAACAGGCTTACCAGAAACAGGGGTGGCTGTTGTTACTGCTCCTGCTGGTGCTCCGAATTCCGGCCGTGCTGGCTCAATCCGGGCCGTACGGCAACGAATGGATTGTGCCCGGCCAGCAGTATTATAAAGTGAAAGTGGCCCGCGACGGTCTTTACCGCCTCGATTACCAGTACCTGCAGCAGGCCGGCATCAGTGGTGTGAGCCCCCAGCAGCTGCAGCTCTGGCGGCGGGGTAAGCAGGTAGCCATTCACGTAGGCGGCAACCAGTCGGCGCTTGACGCCAGCACATTTATCGAGTTTTTCGGGCAGAGGAATGACGGCACTCTGGACCGGGGCATGTTCGTGAATGCCGACGATAACCCCCAGCCTTCCTACAGCCTCTTTACCGATACCGCCGCGTATTTTCTCACCTGGTCAACGGCCACGCAGGGCCGGCGCATGACGCAGACGAACCTGGCCGCAACCGGAGCTCCGCACACCCGGCGGCTGCGTCAGCCTTTGCGCGTCTATACCGATTCCTACAACGTCATCAACGACGAAACCAACTCCTACCAGCCCTGGTCAGAGCGGGGGGAACATTTCCTGAGCGGTGATTTCGGCAGCAATACCTTTACAATAACCCTTGACTCGGTGTGGGCTTTTGCCAGCAACGGTCCGGCTCCCCGGGTAGTGGTGCAGGTAGTGGGTAAAACGGTTGGAGCCCACCGGTCGCAGATAAGTGTGGTGGGCGCGGGCGGCACGGTCCGCACATTGGGCACGCTCGAATACTCCAACTTCGACTACGCCCGCGGAACCTACACCCTGCTACCCTCCGACAGGTCGGCTGACGGACGCGTGAGTTTGCAGGTAACGCAGTTGCTGGGCACCAGCAGCAACACCCGGGTTGGTGACCGGGCCCGGGTAGCCTTCGCCCAACTTACCTACGGGCAATCAGTCCGCTGGCCCCAGCGCCAAAGTCAGCTGTTTTTCAGCAACGACTCCACCCTAAGCGGCCCCGCCTATTACCTCCTCGACTCCATTCCGGCTACGGTGCGGGGCTACGATATTACCAACCCTTATGCCGTGCAGCGCGTGGAAGGCCAGACGGCCGGTGCCAGCCAACGCGGCTTTGTGTTTGCGGATGCTACCGCTCGTACCCGGCGGCTGCTGTTGGCCGATGCCAGCCGCGCCCTGGTGCCGGTGCCTGCCAAGCGAGTGTATTTCCGGTCTATTTCGCCGGCCGCGCACAATTTCATCATCGTAACCAGTCGGGTGCTTATGCATGCGGCTGGTAGCACTGCTAATCCAGTACGGGCCTATGCCAACTACCGGGCTAGTACCGGCTGGGATACATTGGTGGTAACCTCCGAGCAGCTCTACGACCAGTTTCATTACGGGGAGCAATCGGCGTTGGCCGTGCGACAATTTGCCCAGTGGATGCTGGCAAATAGTTCCCGGCCCAAGTCGTTGCTGCTGCTGGGCAAGGGAATTGGGGTAAGCGAGTTCTGTGGCGTTTCCTTCCGCAAAGACCCTGAGAATTACCGGGACTGTTTGGGCAACACGGGCAGCTCGGCAGTAGTGCGCAATCTGGTGCCAGCCAGCACGCGCGGCATCTCCGACATCTTTTTCACCGCCGATTGGCAGAACGGCCAGTACTGGCCGCGCATGAGTACCGGGCGGGTACCAGCCCAGACGCCTCAGCAGGTGCTGAATTATTTAAACAAGCTGAAGGAGCACGAGGCGCTGGGATACGAGCCCTGGCGGCGCAACGTGCTGCACATGGTGGGCAGCCAGAGCCCGCTTGATGCTACTATATTCGGAGGATACCTCGATAAGTACACCTCCTACGTACAGCGGCCTCCATTCGCCGGTACTGTGGTAAAGACCTATCGCCGTGCCGACTACCCAAACAACATTCCGGGCACTACTCCGCTGAACCTGGCTCAGGATTTTAACGCCGGTCTGTCGTTTATTTCCTACTTCGGTCATGGCGGCCCCAACGTGTTGGCCTGGCCTATTGCGGATATCAGAAACCCTGCCTTTGGGTTTGCCAACCAAGGCAAATATCCGGTGTGGTACATAAGCGGCTGCTCGGCCGGTAATGCCTTTACTTCTTACGGCTCTTTTGGAGAAAACTATGTGCTGGCCGAAGCCAAGGGCGTAATTGGCTTCCTGAGCGAATCGGATCTTGGCTTTCCGGAACCGTTGGATGAGCTGCACACCGAGATTGTAAAGTTGCTTTTCTCTGATCCGGTGTGGTACGGCAAGCCCGTGGCAGAAGTGCAGCAGGAGGCGAACCGTCGGTTGCAGAGTAATACCGCGCCTTCCAGCATCAGCTCCCTGATGAACACCATCTGGCAGGGCGACCCGGCCCTGCGCCTGTTCTCGCCCCTTAAGCCCGACTTCCAGACGGCCAGCAGCCAGGTGCAGTTTTCGCCCGCCGTAATTCCCATCACGGCGCCCAGCTTCAACCTTAAAGTGACCGTCAACAACCCCGGCCGCAGCTTGGCCGGCAGCCCCCTGGATATTCGGGTGACGCGCAGCTACAACAACGGCCGGCCCAACGAGGTACTCCTGTTCGAGAACCTGCGGCAGGCTCGCCACGATACTACCTACACCCTGACTATCACGAACCCCGGCACGGGCAGCATTGCGGGCCTCAACACCTTCCTGGTAGAGGTGGACCCGGCTAACAAGATTGACGAGCTAGATGAAACGAACAACCAGGCTACCGTTACCTATACCTTCCTGACCGGGGGCGTCACGGCCCTGAGTCCGCCGGAGTTCGGCATTGTAGGCAGCACGGCCGTGCGCCTGGTAGGCCAGGACAATGCCCTTGCCCTCACGAGCCGGGAGTATGATATGGAGCTGGATACGGTGCAGACCTTTAACAGCGCCCAGCTTAAGAAAACCACCGTGGCCGCAGTAATGGTCCCCGAATGGAACCTGACCCTGCCAACCTTTGCCGGGCGCGACAGTGTGGTATGGTACTGGCGCCTGCGTCTGCGTGCTCCCCAAGGCGACGAAAGCCCCGAGTGGGCCGTTAGCTCGTTCCGGGTTATCAGCGGCCGGAACGGGGGCTGGTCGCAGAGCCACCCCGGCCAGTTCCGCCGCGACGAGCGCACCGGCATTGAAGTAGCCGTGCCCGGCGGGCAATGGAGCTTCGCGGCCGGTACCCAGGAAGCAACCGTTACCTCTACCCGCATTGGTCCGGCCCAGGAGTGGCAGTCTTTGCACCACACCATCCGGACCAGCCCCACCGGCAACTACACGCTGCGTCTGCTGGGTATTGACTCCCTGGGCACCGTGAAAGAGCTGATGGCTAATGTGGGCAGCCGCCTGCAGTCGTTGGCGGGCATATCGGCCAAAGAGTACCCCTATCTGCAGCTGCAGGCCGTACTGCGCGAAACTGGCTCGGGCCCAGCGCCCCAGCTGGAGCAGTGGTTGGTAACCTACCAGGGCGTACCCGAAGGGGTAGTGCGCCGCGACGTGGTGCTGGCCTCCAACCCCACATCCTACGATGCGGCTACCCTGGCCCGCCAGGCCCGCACCGGTACGCTCACCATTCCGGTTACCTTCCAGAACGTGGCCGATTTCGATTTCACCGACCCGCTGGTGGCTCACATTCTGGTGCGCGACAACGCCAACCGAGTGGTGCAGAAAAACGTGGTATTCCGGGGTAGTCCGCTGCTGGCTCATTCCCAGCGCACCTACGAGGTAAAGCTGAACATTGTGGGCCTGAACGGCACGCTCAGCGGTCAGATTACGATGAACCCGCGCCGCCAGCCGGAGCAGTTCTACTTCAATAATGAGTTGGCCCTTCCCTCCTTCGAGGTAGAAAACCGCGACACGGCTCCGGTACTCGACGTGGCCTTTGACGGTCGCCACTTGCTCAACGGCGACATCGTTTCGGCTCAGCCCATCGTCAGCATTCAGCTCCGCGACGCGGATCGGCTGCGACCCATGAAGGACCGCTCGGCCTTCATCGTGACCCTGACCCAGCCCAACGCTACGTCTTCCATCCCGGTGGACTTGAACGCCGCCGGCATCACCTTCGTGGCCGACTCAGCTCAGGGCACGGCGCGCCTGGAGTACCAGCCGGGTAAGGCCAAGCCGCTGGCTGATGGGGTGTACACCCTGGAAGTACAGGGCCGCGACGGCTCCGGTAATCTGGCTGGCTCCGAGCCCTACCGTATTACCTTCGAGGTTATCAGCAATTCCTCTATCACCAACGTTTTTCCGTACCCCAACCCGGTTATCAGCAAAACGAAGTTTGTGTTCACGCTTACAGGTAGCACGGTGCCGCGCAACATGAAAATCCAGATTGTGAGCCTGACCGGGCGGGTAGTCAAGGAAATCATGATGGCGGACCTCGGGCCCCTGCGCATTGGCAACAACATCTCGGAGTATGCCTGGGATGGCACCGATGACTACGGCGACCGGCTGGCCAACGGTACCTACCTCTACCGGGTAGTACTGGACGACCCGAGCAGCAAATTCGAGCACCGCGCCACCAGCGCCGACAAAGCCTTCAAGAAGGGCTGGGGCAAGCTGGTACTGCTGCGCTAGTGGTGAAATAGTGAGTTTTCTAGGCTAGAAAATCCAGTCGCTCGACTTCTCTTTTCGGTATTATATGCTAAAAGGCCCCGACAGAAAATCTGTCGGGGCCTTTTGTTCGATGGTGGCAGCTAGCTTCAAAAAAAGCAAACAAGTATACCGCTACACTATCTCGCCACTAGCGCCGGCGCCGGAGCGTAACGAAGCTGAAGGGGTAGGCGTGCTTTTCGTCGGGTTCGTGCCGCTCCCGGGATTCCTCGCGCCATTCGGCCGGGTTCAGCTCCGGGAAAGTTACGTCGCCCTCGAAGGCGTGGTGCACTTCCGTCAGATACACCACATCAGCGGCGGGCAGGGCCTGGCGGTAGATTTCGCCACCCCCAATCACGAATACTTCCTCCTTATAGGTACGGGCCAGTTCCAGGGCCTGGGGCACAGCATACGCCGTTTCGCAACCCTCGGCCTGCCAATCCAGCTGGCGGGTTACCACGATGTTGGTCCGGTTGGGCAAGGGCCGCCCGATGCTCTCAAACGTACGCCGTCCCATGATAATGGGGTGGCCTTGAGTGAGCTGTTTGAAGTGCTTCAAGTCGAGGGGCAGGTGCCAGAGCAGCCGGTTCTCGCCACCGATTATGCCGTTCTCGGCCACGGCTACCACAAGTGAGGTCATAGAAAAAGAGCTGGTTGTGGGTGATATTAAATAAGCCGCCGGACCGGGGCTACGTCAGATCAGCTGGCCAAAGAAGCCGCGTTGAAGCCGCGCAGGAACTCGACTACCGGCATGCGCTTTTTGCCTTCCAGCTGCACATCCTGCAGATCCAGCAGGCCGTTGGCGGTTTGTACGCGCAGGTAGGTGCGTCCATCGGTAAACCAACGGCCGGGAGTGCTGGTATCAGGGCCGCTGGCTTCCTCGTCGTCGAGGGGTAGGGCCTTGAATACTTTCAGCGTGCGCCCATCGGGGAGTTGGGTGAAGGCCGTGGGGATGGGCGAGAGGCCCCGCACCAGGTTCGCCAGGGCCGGCGCCGACTGCTGGAAATTGAGGCGGCCGGTTTCCTTTTGCAGCTTGGGGGCCGGGCGTAGCTCGGGCAGTTCTTGTTGGGGGGTGCTGGGGGCCGTGCCGGCGGCAATGGCCTGCACGGAGCGCAAAGCCAGTTGGGCGCCGGCCACTTTCAGCTTTTCGTACAGAGAGCCGAAGTCATCTTCCGGCGCAATGTCCACAGCATCCTGGTAAATCAGGTTGCCGGTGTCAATTTCATGGCGCAGGAAAAAGCTGGTGACGCCTGTGCGCGTATCACCATGAATAAGAGCCCAGTTGATGGGCGCCGCGCCCCGGTACTGAGGCAGCAAAGAAGCATGGATGTTGATGGAGCCTAGCCGCGGCATGTTCCAGACAGCCTCAGGCAGCATCCGGAAGGCCACCACCACCTGCAGATCAGCGGCATAGCTGCGCAGCTCCTCCTGAAACTCCGGGGCCTTCAGGTTGGTGGGCTGCAGCACCGGCACCTGGTGGCGCTCGGCGGCCTGCTTCACCGCGGAAGCCTGCAGCTGCCGGCCCCGGCCCGCAGGCTTGTCGGGGGCGGTTATCACGGCTACTACCTGGCAACCATCCCAGCCAAGCAGGGCTTCGAGAGTAGGCACCGCAAATTCCGGGGTGCCCATGAAAATGATACGCAGCATGGTTGGTCAATGAGTAAGGGAGGGAATGAGTAAGTGAGTGAAGCAAGGAAGCGGCCTAAAACTACTTCGCTCATTCACTCAGTTACTTATTCACTTGAAATCGGGATAGAGTAGGTACTTCTTGCGCAGGGTCTTGTACTGGCTCAGTGCCGGCTCCCAGGACTGCCGGATTTCTTGCTCCGACTTGCCGGCTATGATCTGCTGCCGGAGGGCAGCGGTGCCCGCCAGCCGCTCGAAGCCTTTGTTGAAGAAGTTGGCCTTGTCGGTGCTTTGATGGTAGAAGTCCAGCAGGTACTTCAGCGAGAAGCCCACGTCGTTGCCGGTCTGGCGCAAATCGAGGCCGTAGCAGAGCTTGCCGTTCTGGGGTGGGGAGGTGGAGCCAGGGTTGGGGGTAGGCGTGAAGCTGAACGGACGGGTTTTGGGCTGGGTGGGGGCCCCGATTACCTCGAAGGGCATGGCCGTGCCCCGGCCCACGCTCACGTCGGTGCCCTCAAACATACAGAGGCTGGCGTACAGCGCCACCGAGTGGGTAGTGGGCAAGTTGGGAGAGGGGCGCACCGGCAGCTCGTAGCGCGTGTTGTGGGTGTAGCCCTGCATCGGAATCACCGTCAGGTGGCACTGCCGCTTGCCTTCCAGCCACTTTTCGCCGTTTATCATCTGGGCCAGCTCGCCTACCGTCAGGCCGTGCACTACCGGAATGGGGTGCATGCCCACAAAAGTTTTGAACTGCGGCTCCAGCACCGGGCCATCCACGTACCAGCCGTTCGGATTGGGCCGGTCCAGAATAATCACCTCTTTGTTTTGCTCCGCGGCCGCCTCCATTACGTAGTGCATGGTGCTGATAAACGTATAGAAGCGCGTGCCCACATCCTGAATGTCGAAAACCAACACATCCACATTGCGCAGCATCTCCGGAGTAGGCTTTTTGGTCGCCCCGTACAAGCTCAGGGCCGGCAGGCCGCTGCGGGCGTCTTTGCCATCTTTGATAGTGGCCCCGTCGGCGGCCTCGCCCCGGAAGCCGTGCTCCGGCCCGAAAATCACCCGCACGTTCACGCCCCGCGCCAGCAGCGTATCTACCAGAAACGCCCGGCCTACCTTCGCCGACTGGTTTACTACCACACCTACCCGCTTTCCTTTTAGTAAGGGCACGTACCGCTCGAACTGCTCGGCGCCCACGCGCAGGGGCTCGGCGGCCGGCAATATTACCTGGGGCGGCGAGGCCACCGTTCGGCGCAGAGGTGCGGCAGCCGTATCGGGCGCCACGGCGGGGGTAGTAGCCGTAGCGGTTTGGGGTGGCCGGGTGCAGTCGGAAAGCAGCAGGGAAAGGCTAAGCAGGCCGGTGGGAAGTAGGGAAGGCATGGGCGGGGCGCAGGAATGGAAAACTGCCGGGATTCGTCTAGCTTTACGCCAGTGAACGTCTCGCAGTATATATCGAGTAAGATTGATGGGGCCGATGCAGGTTCGTTTACCTCGTCGGTGACAAAGATAGCCATCATCAGCATTGCCATGGGACTGGCCGTGATGGTGGTGTCGTTTGCTATTCTGGAGGGTTTCCGCAACGAAATCCAGAACAAGATCTTCTCGTTCGGCTCCCACCTGCAAATCAGCAAGTACGATACCAACAACTCTCTGGAGGTGGAGCCCATCAGCGGGCCGCGCTTGGTAAAGGAGCTCCAGCACAATCCGCAGGTAGCTTCCATCCAGCCTTTTGCCCGCAAAACGGCCATTATCAAAACCAAGGAAGAAGTGCTGGGCGTGGTGCTGAAAGGCATTGATGAGAAAAGCGGCCGCTCGCCGATGCGCCAGAATATGGTGGCCGGCAACTTCCTCACGTTCTCCGACACGGCCGCCAGCAACGACGTGCTGCTCTCGCGCAAAGTAGCCGACAAGCTCCGCCTCAAGCCCGGCGACAAGGCCCTGTTCTACTTTATTCAGAACCCACCCCGGGTGCGCCAATTTACGGTGCGCGGCATTTACCAGACCGGCCTCGATGAGTTCGACGAAGCCTACGTTATCGGCGACATTCAGCAGGTGCGCGACCTGACCAGCTGGCCCGATTCGCTGGTAGGTGGTCTGGAAATCACCCTGAAGGACTTCAACCGCCTCGACCCCGTAGCTGATAACCTCTACGAGAACCTGCGTTACGACCTCAAGCTGGACAAGATTACCGACCAGTATGCCCAGCTTTTTGACTGGCTAAAGCTGCTGAACCGCAACGTGGTCATCTTCCTGGTGCTCATCATCTTTGTGGCCACCTTTAACATGGTGGCGACCATTTTCATCATGATTCTGGAGCGCACCAATATGATTGGGGTGCTGAAGGCCATTGGGGCAACGGATAACCAGATCCGGAGCATGTTCTTTTTCCGGGGCCTTAGCCTGACGGTGCGGGGCATGGTGTACGGCAACCTGATCGGGCTGGGCTTCTGCGCCATTCAGTACTTCTTCCATCCTATTCCGCTGGACCCCGAGAATTACTACATGGACCGCGTGCCGATTCACTGGGACCCCTTCATGATTGTGGTGCTGAATGCGGCCACCTTCCTGACCTCCCTGCTGGCCGTCCTGATTCCGACCTACCTTATTTCACGCATCAAGCCGGTGGTGGCCATCAAGTTCGATTAAGTAAGGGTGCAGCCCGCAGAGGGCGCCGAGTTTAGCGCAGAAGGCGCAGAGTCTGTTGAACGACTCTGCGCCTTCTGCGCTAAACTCGGCGCCCTCTGCGGGCTAATTATCAAGTAACCTTACGCCAACCATCGGCTCTGCAGTATCAGATTAGGATCGGGGCACAAGGCGGCCCACTTCTCGCGCTCCTCCAGCAGCCCTACCCCCGGAAAATCGCCGGAACGGCCTTCCAGATCGGCAATAACCTGGAAGTGTAGGTGGGGCGGCCAGTCGCCGTTTTCAGGGGCGGGGCCTACCTCTGTGAAGGTTTCGCCCTTTTCGATGCGCATGCCCGGGCGCAGCAGCAGGGTTTCGCGGCGGCTGAGGTGGCCGTAGAGGGTATAGAAAACGGTATCTTCCAGTTGATGCTGCAGAATAACGGTAGGGCCGTAGTCGCCGAAGTGGTCGTTGTCCTGCACGCTGTGCACCAGCGCGTCCAGCGGGGCCAGCACGGGTGTACCGGCGCGCAGCCATACATCCACGCCCAGGTGCAGGGAGCGCGCCGGCACGGCCGGGTCGCCGAACAAGCCGGGGCTGCGCCGGTAGATAACCCGGTTTTCGAGGTAGCCGCCTACCCCGATGTGAGCGTTTTGCGCTTCCAGTAGCTGGGCCACCAATTCCTCAAAAGCGGCTGTATCGCGCAGGTCAGCATTTTCGAGCAGGGGGTTGGCGGCTGTAAAATCGAGGCGGGCCACGTCGGGGGCGTTCAGGTCAACGGGCAGCACCGGGTTGAATTCGTGCTGATGAACTTCGAGCAGGGAAGCAAGCATGGAAAAAGGATAACAAAGCGAAAGTGTAGTCGGGGCAGTTGTAAGCCGCGCCCGCGGGCCTTATAGTGCTCAAGGCCTTGGGTAATTTCTGCGCTACGGCCCAAGCCACGGCCTGGCTCCACCAGCGCAATATTTTGTACGTAAGCTCAACGCGGCGCAAGCTACGGCGTACGCCACATTATCCTGTATTTTTGCCCCTCTTTCCCTGAATCTTCAGGTTTCTACCTCCCCCGAAGTCCCTTAGTAATGAGCAGTGCCTACCTTACCCTGAACGTCGTTGAGCTAACCCAGGAAACGCCCGACGCCGTCACCATTCACTTCGAGCATCCGGAGCGCCAGGCCGTGGCCTGCCAGCCCGGCCAGTTCCTGACGTTGATTTTACCCTGCGGCCCCGGCGGCAAGAAAGAGCGCCGGGCGTACTCGCTCAGCAGCACCCCCGCCGAGGCCCCGCGTCTGGCCGTGACGGTGAAACGCGTATCGGGCGGGCTGGTCAGCAACTACCTGCTTGATACCGTGCGGGTAGGGCAGCAGGTGGAGGTGATGGCCCCGCTCGGCAAC is a genomic window containing:
- a CDS encoding PorV/PorQ family protein produces the protein MPHFFRCTTLLAAFGLSIGALAPALAQTKTPKYSNEFLNIGVGGRALGMGKVQVSLADDATAGYWNPAGLVSQKTKYDAVLMHSELFSGIVKNDYAAFSMPLDDKSAIGASFIRLGVDDIADTRALVNEYGYINYDNIRYFSVADYAVLLSYSRKIGSVEGLQVGANAKVVYRNIGDFANALGFGIDAGAQYQRNNWRLALMARDITTTYNAWSINSKQYEGYAVDTDSIPKNSTEITLPTFVFGLGRTLKLPGEFTATAAVDLELTTDGQRNTLVSSKAVSIDPRVGLEVGYKQLVYLRGGVGNIQQVQSFTGQEEWKVQPSLGVGLALSGLRLDMALSRLAVEKLGQQSQPTSIIVSLGYGFK
- a CDS encoding PadR family transcriptional regulator, yielding MKVENTQVQMRKGILEFCILEIIARGEVYASDMLEELTSARMIVVEGTLYPLLTRLKNAGLLDYTWKESTSGPPRKYYTLTAAGLEFLHQLRLTWEEVQDSIRIIRQKPHAAGSLPAEPLL
- a CDS encoding dihydrofolate reductase — its product is MTSLVVAVAENGIIGGENRLLWHLPLDLKHFKQLTQGHPIIMGRRTFESIGRPLPNRTNIVVTRQLDWQAEGCETAYAVPQALELARTYKEEVFVIGGGEIYRQALPAADVVYLTEVHHAFEGDVTFPELNPAEWREESRERHEPDEKHAYPFSFVTLRRRR
- the fmt gene encoding methionyl-tRNA formyltransferase produces the protein MLRIIFMGTPEFAVPTLEALLGWDGCQVVAVITAPDKPAGRGRQLQASAVKQAAERHQVPVLQPTNLKAPEFQEELRSYAADLQVVVAFRMLPEAVWNMPRLGSINIHASLLPQYRGAAPINWALIHGDTRTGVTSFFLRHEIDTGNLIYQDAVDIAPEDDFGSLYEKLKVAGAQLALRSVQAIAAGTAPSTPQQELPELRPAPKLQKETGRLNFQQSAPALANLVRGLSPIPTAFTQLPDGRTLKVFKALPLDDEEASGPDTSTPGRWFTDGRTYLRVQTANGLLDLQDVQLEGKKRMPVVEFLRGFNAASLAS
- a CDS encoding C25 family cysteine peptidase: MKQAYQKQGWLLLLLLLVLRIPAVLAQSGPYGNEWIVPGQQYYKVKVARDGLYRLDYQYLQQAGISGVSPQQLQLWRRGKQVAIHVGGNQSALDASTFIEFFGQRNDGTLDRGMFVNADDNPQPSYSLFTDTAAYFLTWSTATQGRRMTQTNLAATGAPHTRRLRQPLRVYTDSYNVINDETNSYQPWSERGEHFLSGDFGSNTFTITLDSVWAFASNGPAPRVVVQVVGKTVGAHRSQISVVGAGGTVRTLGTLEYSNFDYARGTYTLLPSDRSADGRVSLQVTQLLGTSSNTRVGDRARVAFAQLTYGQSVRWPQRQSQLFFSNDSTLSGPAYYLLDSIPATVRGYDITNPYAVQRVEGQTAGASQRGFVFADATARTRRLLLADASRALVPVPAKRVYFRSISPAAHNFIIVTSRVLMHAAGSTANPVRAYANYRASTGWDTLVVTSEQLYDQFHYGEQSALAVRQFAQWMLANSSRPKSLLLLGKGIGVSEFCGVSFRKDPENYRDCLGNTGSSAVVRNLVPASTRGISDIFFTADWQNGQYWPRMSTGRVPAQTPQQVLNYLNKLKEHEALGYEPWRRNVLHMVGSQSPLDATIFGGYLDKYTSYVQRPPFAGTVVKTYRRADYPNNIPGTTPLNLAQDFNAGLSFISYFGHGGPNVLAWPIADIRNPAFGFANQGKYPVWYISGCSAGNAFTSYGSFGENYVLAEAKGVIGFLSESDLGFPEPLDELHTEIVKLLFSDPVWYGKPVAEVQQEANRRLQSNTAPSSISSLMNTIWQGDPALRLFSPLKPDFQTASSQVQFSPAVIPITAPSFNLKVTVNNPGRSLAGSPLDIRVTRSYNNGRPNEVLLFENLRQARHDTTYTLTITNPGTGSIAGLNTFLVEVDPANKIDELDETNNQATVTYTFLTGGVTALSPPEFGIVGSTAVRLVGQDNALALTSREYDMELDTVQTFNSAQLKKTTVAAVMVPEWNLTLPTFAGRDSVVWYWRLRLRAPQGDESPEWAVSSFRVISGRNGGWSQSHPGQFRRDERTGIEVAVPGGQWSFAAGTQEATVTSTRIGPAQEWQSLHHTIRTSPTGNYTLRLLGIDSLGTVKELMANVGSRLQSLAGISAKEYPYLQLQAVLRETGSGPAPQLEQWLVTYQGVPEGVVRRDVVLASNPTSYDAATLARQARTGTLTIPVTFQNVADFDFTDPLVAHILVRDNANRVVQKNVVFRGSPLLAHSQRTYEVKLNIVGLNGTLSGQITMNPRRQPEQFYFNNELALPSFEVENRDTAPVLDVAFDGRHLLNGDIVSAQPIVSIQLRDADRLRPMKDRSAFIVTLTQPNATSSIPVDLNAAGITFVADSAQGTARLEYQPGKAKPLADGVYTLEVQGRDGSGNLAGSEPYRITFEVISNSSITNVFPYPNPVISKTKFVFTLTGSTVPRNMKIQIVSLTGRVVKEIMMADLGPLRIGNNISEYAWDGTDDYGDRLANGTYLYRVVLDDPSSKFEHRATSADKAFKKGWGKLVLLR